A region of Lycium barbarum isolate Lr01 chromosome 3, ASM1917538v2, whole genome shotgun sequence DNA encodes the following proteins:
- the LOC132632299 gene encoding bidirectional sugar transporter SWEET12-like: MAGISGHWAFAFGVLGNIISFVVFLSPIPTFYKIYKKKSTEGYQSIPYVVALFSSMLWIYYAFLKTNTTLLITINSFGVFIETIYVGFYLFYAPKKARVQTVKMLLLSVVGGFGAIILVTQFLFKGAARGQVVGWVCLVFSLCVFVAPLGIVRQVIRTKSVEYMPLLLSVFLTLSAVAWFFYGLLLKDINIAAPNVLGFIFGILQMVLYAIYSKKEKDILKEQKLPEMQKPAVIVADENMNAKLPELTQEQIIDIVKLAGLLVRTDKVQVATCPHATNCGVKAANVENMPKLQTVEAS, translated from the exons ATGGCGGGAATTTCTGGTCATTGGGCTTTTGCTTTTGGTGTCCTTG GTAACATTATCTCGTTCGTTGTGTTCCTTTCTCCAAT ACCCACGTTTTATAAAATTTACAAGAAGAAATCAACTGAAGGGTATCAGTCAATTCCATACGTGGTTGCTCTCTTTAGCTCCATGCTTTGGATATACTATGCATTTTTGAAGACCAACACGACCCTTCTCATCACTATCAACTCATTTGGTGTCTTCATTGAAACTATTTACGTTGGTTTCTATCTTTTCTATGCACCAAAGAAGGCCAGG GTCCAAACAGTGAAGATGCTCCTATTATCAGTGGTGGGTGGATTTGGTGCAATTATCCTGGTTACTCAATTTCTATTCAAAGGGGCGGCTCGTGGACAAGTGGTTGGATGGGTTTGCCTTGTGTTCTCCTTATGTGTGTTTGTAGCACCCTTAGGCATTGTG AGACAAGTTATCAGAACAAAGAGTGTGGAATACATGCCACTTCTCCTATCAGTTTTTCTCACATTGAGTGCCGTCGCGTGGTTCTTCTATGGTCTCCTACTAAAAGACATTAACATTGCT GCTCCAAATGTATTGGGATTTATCTTCGGTATACTTCAAATGGTGCTCTACGCAATATACAGCAAAAAAGAGAAGGACATCTTAAAAGAGCAGAAACTTCCAGAGATGCAAAAGCCTGCGGTAATTGTGGCGGATGAGAATATGAATGCTAAGCTTCCAGAACTCACACAGGAACAAATTATTGACATAGTGAAGCTTGCAGGTTTACTGGTTCGTACAGATAAAGTACAGGTTGCCACGTGTCCTCATGCTACTAATTGTGGAGTTAAAGCAGCTAATGTAGAAAATATGCCGAAGCTGCAAACTGTGGAAGCCAGCTAA